The following DNA comes from Brassica oleracea var. oleracea cultivar TO1000 chromosome C5, BOL, whole genome shotgun sequence.
GGATTTCAAGCACTGAGAATGCAAGTACTTACTTAATCTAAGTGCAACCGATGATTTAAAGGGTTTTCTAAACTAATGATTAATACTAATGCAGTTTCAAAATAATAAAAACGGTAAATGAGTTGACTTTCTTAACTAAGGAAAATGAGAACTCATGGGCATAGGAATTAGACCTTGGGTGATCAAGTTTCGAACTAAGGATGGCAGACGAACTATCACCAAACCCTGCAAGTTCCTTCATCTCGCATACCTCTAACATTGCAGCAAAATCCATAAAAGATGCAGGACCCCTTTTCAGACCTCCAATCTTCTCACCATTATGTAGAATTTCTTTGAAATCACCAACCAAACCCCAGCACTTCTTTCTTCCTACTCCCAACCTCATTATTCTCTCCCATACTTTCCCTTTTCCTTGCTGACCCGGCTCCCCATACACAAAGGTTACAAAGAGAGTCTTACCTCTGTAACTTATCCGGCAATCAACGATATTCTTGTCAGCAAACTTCACCTCTACGATCACATCTCGTTTCCACATCAAAGCCAAACCTCCGGATAGACTAATAGGATCCACTACCATCACCATATCATATCCCAAAACCACTTTCAAATCGACCACCATATTTTTCTTTTGCTTAGTTTCCATCAAGAACACAATCTCAGGGAAATATATTTTACGTATCTCCTTGAGACGGGGAATTGTCGAGTCCTGAGACCGTTCCAAGCCTCGGCAATTCCAACTCAGCATCCGCATTATTGATTGGGCAGTTCCCCATTTGGGACCACCTCTGATTTTGACATTCTCGCAACTCTAGCAAATTCCCCCGCCACAGCCTCAGCTCTTCTCTTGAAAGCACTTTTAATCTCAGTATCGTCAATACTCTTCTCCTTGGCCCCATCTCCCTCCGAAGCCGGAGATTTCGGCTTAAACTTCCTCATCCTCTTTGGTGGCCTATAGCGCTTGCCTCCCTTTTGTCGTGAAGTCCCGGAAGAGTTAGCGTCTGAGAATCCAGAGCTAAAACCCGTCGAACATTCAAAAAAGATAGGAGAAAGGGCATGATCTCCAGTTTTTCCCCTGAGCAAGTCAGGTACTAATGGTTGGGGATCCCTGATCACCAAGCTTTTGTTTACATTCCCCTTAGACCTTCGCAGTACAACTTGGTTCTCCACATTCTTCAGAGCATAGTCAGAGACTACTCCTTTGCCTTTGTCTAAATCACAGATAACCAAAGGCGGGGACTCCAGTCTCAGAAAGTTCTTTTGACCATTCGGATCATCACTCAAACCCAAGACAGAATTTCTCACACGTTCCTCCCGCACACGCTTTTCTCCACCTTCAGCTGCTAAGAGATATTCACGCATATTTTGTAAAACCTCGGGATTAATTTTACGTTTCCCAGTAGCAGGATCCAGACCCACTTGCTCATCACTCAAGACTCCAAAGAGAGGATCGTCTCGATGAATCATCAGCTCTCTTTTCTGCTTCTCGGCCAAAACCTTCTTCCTATGCTCAAAAGCTTTATCCTTCCTCTCCTGAATTAGCAGTGGGCATTTGTCCTTCTCATGAGTTAGGCGTTGACAGTGATAGCATCTCTTCTGTACCCTCTCAAAGTCGTACCGTAGGGTTACCGTACCCCCACCCGGTAGATTGATAACTTTCGTTTTCCTAACAAGTCTCGAAACATCAAAAAAGACCTGTACCCTAACGTAGTCATGACTTTGTGCTTTGTTTGGATCAAAAGCAACCACATCTACCTTACCAATAAAATCACCAAAAGTTCCAATAGCTTCTTTCGTGTAGTGGTTCACCGGAATGTTTCGAATCTGAACCCAAACCAACAAATACTTCAAATAGTCATCTGGTGGCTTCTCCACCCACCGATCAATCACAATGCTCCACTCATTAAACGTCCAAACCCGTTTACGCATCACTTCCTCTAGGTCATGTTCATATTTAAGTATGAACTGGAACATGGTTGACGATAAAGCCACTCCACGGACTCTATCATAAACTGGTTAGTATTATGAAAAATGTGAAAGAGTTAAATATTCATGAAGATTTTAGGGGAAATTCTACTTTAACCATAATTTGCATATCAATTTTTAAATTTACCTTCGAAAGATATCCACTTTTTAAAAATACTTTAAATTTACAAATAAAATTTTCATATTAACTGCACTTTTTATAAAATTTGAAACTTATAACTCTATATCTTTAGAGTATCTCTATCTCTATTTCATAATTTACTCCAAAAATAGAGTATGAACAAAAAAATATAAGATTACTCTATAAATGAATTTCATACTCCATTATTAAGGTAAATTAAGAAGTGAAGATCGAGATGCCTTTATGCACACCGTTCCATTTAAAGAAAATTATTATTACTCTGCTGTGAGAAATTTTCATAGAAACAAAAACATATAGAAACAAAAACATATGCTATTGGGTACGAAATAAAAAACAGATAATAGTTTAGCAGATATTTTTGTCGAACTATGTATTATAGCAATTATAAAGGCAAACAAATTTAATGATTCATAAAATATATATTTTCTTACTAAGAAAAACATAAAAGGGTGGTGTTGTGATGGTATAAACATTTTTGACAGGTAAAAAAGTTAAGCACCAGCCTGTTACTGCAATGTCATTTGCTCTCTATATCACAAACCTAAAATATAATTAATTAACAAATAATCAATTGTTATATAAGAACTGAAATTTTATTATATCGCA
Coding sequences within:
- the LOC106344541 gene encoding uncharacterized protein LOC106344541; the encoded protein is MFQFILKYEHDLEEVMRKRVWTFNEWSIVIDRWVEKPPDDYLKYLLVWVQIRNIPVNHYTKEAIGTFGDFIGKVDVVAFDPNKAQSHDYVRVQVFFDVSRLVRKTKVINLPGGGTVTLRYDFERVQKRCYHCQRLTHEKDKCPLLIQERKDKAFEHRKKVLAEKQKRELMIHRDDPLFGVLSDEQVGLDPATGKRKINPEVLQNMREYLLAAEGGEKRVREERVRNSVLGLSDDPNGQKNFLRLESPPLVICDLDKGKGVVSDYALKNVENQVVLRRSKGNVNKSLVIRDPQPLVPDLLRGKTGDHALSPIFFECSTGFSSGFSDANSSGTSRQKGGKRYRPPKRMRKFKPKSPASEGDGAKEKSIDDTEIKSAFKRRAEAVAGEFARVARMSKSEVVPNGELPNQ